A portion of the Sphaerochaeta pleomorpha str. Grapes genome contains these proteins:
- a CDS encoding carbohydrate ABC transporter permease — MKKTQAIQESSGRKIFLFLNWVILGIICLIFIIPIWNVLITSFATDIEVMGNDYLLVPHSFTLNNYFRVFNSGYMGAFKNSLFVAILGTLLSMFITVPMGFALAQKQLMGRSLIMKIIVFTMIFDAGIMPFYIVVKSLGLINSMAAIILPMAVSTFNLIIIKNFMMGIPESLIESATLDGCNDMGILVRIVVPLSVSIISAITLFYFVSYWNRYFEVIMFINDSRKYTLQVVLRGLMFESDDSLGGGSYVYNNLKMAVMVLGMLPVLVIYPFVQRHFVSGLIVGGVKG, encoded by the coding sequence ATGAAAAAGACACAGGCAATACAAGAATCTTCAGGCAGAAAAATCTTCTTATTCTTGAACTGGGTAATTCTGGGCATCATTTGTTTGATTTTCATCATTCCTATCTGGAACGTGTTGATTACATCCTTTGCCACAGATATTGAGGTTATGGGAAATGACTATCTGCTTGTTCCCCATTCCTTCACCCTCAATAATTATTTCAGGGTCTTCAACAGCGGCTACATGGGGGCCTTCAAGAACTCCCTCTTTGTTGCCATCCTAGGGACCCTGCTTTCCATGTTCATCACGGTTCCCATGGGGTTTGCCCTTGCCCAGAAACAGTTGATGGGACGAAGCCTCATCATGAAAATCATAGTATTTACCATGATTTTCGATGCAGGGATTATGCCCTTCTATATCGTGGTAAAATCCTTGGGCTTGATAAACAGCATGGCCGCTATCATCCTCCCCATGGCTGTCTCGACATTCAATTTGATAATTATCAAGAACTTCATGATGGGAATCCCCGAATCGCTTATAGAATCGGCAACCCTGGATGGGTGCAATGACATGGGAATCCTTGTGAGAATCGTGGTTCCTCTATCTGTATCGATTATCTCTGCCATCACCCTGTTCTATTTCGTCAGTTACTGGAACCGGTATTTTGAGGTAATCATGTTCATAAATGATAGCAGGAAGTATACCTTGCAGGTTGTGCTGCGAGGCTTGATGTTTGAATCTGACGATTCCCTCGGGGGTGGTTCCTATGTCTACAACAACTTGAAAATGGCAGTCATGGTTCTGGGGATGTTGCCTGTCTTGGTTATCTATCCTTTTGTCCAAAGGCATTTTGTCTCAGGTCTAATAGTCGGCGGAGTCAAAGGTTGA